In a genomic window of Plasmodium malariae genome assembly, chromosome: 4:
- the PmUG01_04015900 gene encoding conserved Plasmodium protein, unknown function, whose amino-acid sequence MTHNRAYILSVEKQNLHTSAKNVDLISLNNEEKYEIKLSPKYIHGYYAEKNNIIKFSLKNIIYTFNNLIVIYDLFSRSQAIFSEHANKVTIIRCKESCSTIMSGEESKNKMKIYLWNKSNFKILITIKIKRRFFSDIQYLNDTHILLLCNYSDKLILFVFSVIYNHEKQYAQLKKKCVHVVKRVPHFYIKRNGKIKNGNINNILANIKKKFVMKEWKTVYSSTYGFTKKYTKNYAHLRYLKRRDSRWSSKWSRKRKESTNDNLRLSGTDIDTSPTCEETKKRLSKKKYFKKIKETADGFVYIKKKKKDDYVEDASFYYITFVKLFNKGGKNRLNKFLKNFKIFTDIDHNICIFNKEYVFVYLIKNYVLYEKLKCKSFKCKVFSNNNCSSLLEKRDLHFFSFVSFDLFISNLLSHHRAELCANGNMDINAQIIVNDNAELYTEGEGKKEHADKQVNEDNLSHNSYSRAENFSNDSIPDSLYKYIANQFNDFFNDKISVIEIINVLYINEGDDISIILKLPKCVGTKKKNYKQFMRKEENKKKMHSLDHSSKCKKYFVVGTERGVIIIVDFLKSHKVVHLEKICNDSIVSIFIFQNSILILTRSGVLFFMNMNNFVIYKNVDIFEIGNKNGTSFLSSNSWDSYVDDSCNMQKEGKLSRSFKLHRFFKNTCTVNNMCAHKFRSMIKNKKEKNSLLCCEERSRNDYFNHDSLDNIEKRRNKRNYPKRYIHSCCLSDMYTLIIGTTFNEIIMYNIITSELSFIYKKCSKINDFSLENDHIIYNSENCLYKMSIFNYNYSFKFLTLKNINVTAFLFYSDDMLICGTLKGSLYFFSISHGKAKIINRVQKREFAHEGKGPVRMGNTASKDESNNASSTARNAMRNSTHNSAPNSACNRASCGEVLFSIHKKIFHGCSGKTNSEVKTEEWRDKIIGLKLNKSKKILLCSFPNNVFLFRLRVTGNEKVLLECMRRIDMSNIVQVFLLQNFDNLFYITTKGSTSGSRSDSTGGSRNGSTGGSRNGSTIGSTRGSNHGGTTAGNKSSTRRSNYGFHLCSFNMSKAKNKKMNYLYYNILFENTWFYNFFYYKDENFILSQSNVDKGTGECITVMNSSTFVVYTYSIRRSANCSNLNNWSESENYRKKSYETIYENKKKDLLHVKAEQKITSKYSYSNKITNGINCHTGCNILNYGYKNVHTDMHLFLKNRKPLCGVHKIIFNKAVEGEPIIGRDSQENGEVKEEVEGEEQRKNKSKLNERENIKGTGKFEKRVTKQVNILTYEEMKGKIKKCGSINRTPSYHLKRKEQTRTRIHCRNNIYDKQRNIYSKSFSSKKKNKILLKNNVLQLNKDGEKFRGKQVNRNEGKIKHYTKYKLLRNILRKRKEIELGNYKGLISENNCTGRAQAGIKRSCYDIQTADGLERILGKRGSTGRSNSSNSSNSSSNSSSNSSSNSSSNSSSSSNSSSNSSSGSSSSSRSRNKSQCAASGARNPLEKNGRENMGTNYLGHYLGISVLKDEETKEEGLNSTEDGSGAPAAFDTNVASLMERYKDGHSVSNGHFDNCNKDSNICNVDCKENIFMSTGWHTQLQKKNNGHSNKHIVRGIYIKKDIMDNVNIRNRENCDSNTYGNDDERKFCANNYAYLRCNNMIKNIKSNVLCKKSMYIINNRNDVDTMLNTRNSNHVKHKHFPGISEE is encoded by the exons ATGACGCATAACAgagcatatattttatcagtagaaaaacaaaatctACACACAAGTGCGAAAAATGTAGATTTAATCTCGTTAAATAATGAGgagaaatatgaaataaaattaagccCCAAATATATTCATGGTTATTatgcagaaaaaaataatatcattaaattttcccttaaaaacattatttatacCTTCAATAATTTGATAGTTATATACGATTTGTTCAGTAGAAGTCAAGCTATTTTTTCTGAACATGCgaataaa GTAACCATTATCAGGTGCAAGGAAAGTTGTAGTACCATAATGAGTGGAGAAGAAagcaaaaacaaaatgaaaatatatttatggaataaatctaattttaaaattttaattaccataaaaataaaaagaaggtTTTTTTCGGACATACAGTATTTAAACGACACACATATTTTATTGCTGTGCAATTATTctgataaattaatattatttgttttttctgtGATATATAATCATGAAAAACAATATgcacaattaaaaaaaaaatgtgtgcATGTTGTTAAGAGGGTACcccatttttatataaagagaaatggaaaaataaaaaatggaaacataaataatattctcgcgaatataaaaaagaagtttGTAATGAAAGAATGGAAAACTGTGTATAGTAGCACTTACGGATTTACGAAAAAGtacacaaaaaattatgcacatttaagatatttaaaaaggagGGACAGTAGATGGAGTAGCAAATGGAGCAGAAAGAGGAAGGAAAGTACGAATGATAATTTACGCCTCAGTGGAACAGATATAGACACATCACCCACTTGTGAAGAGACGAAAAAGAGATTGtctaaaaagaaatattttaaaaagatcaAGGAAACCGCTGATGGTTTtgtgtacataaaaaaaaaaaagaaggacgACTACGTTGAGGAtgcttctttttattatatcacaTTTGTAAAGCTATTTAATAAAGGGGGAAAAAATCGGCtgaacaaatttttaaaaaattttaaaatatttacagaCATCGatcataatatatgtatatttaacaaagagtatgtatttgtgtacctgataaaaaattatgtgctctatgaaaagttaaaatgtaaaagcTTTAAGTGTAAAGTCTTTTCGAATAATAATTGTTCGTCTTTGTTAGAGAAGCGagatcttcattttttttcctttgtttCGTTTGATCTGTTTATAAGCAATTTGCTCTCGCACCACCGCGCGGAATTGTGTGCTAATGGGAATATGGACATTAATGCACAAATCATTGTAAACGATAATGCAGAGCTATACACAGAGGGAGAGGGAAAAAAGGAACATGCAGATAAACAGGTGAATGAAGATAACCTCTCTCATAACAGCTATTCAAGAGCAGAAAATTTTTCGAATGATAGTATTCCAGATTCtctttacaaatatatagcTAATCAATTTAACGACTTCTTTAACGATAAAATTAGCGTTATTGAAATTATTAACGTTTTGTACATAAACGAAGGTGACGACATTAGCATAATACTTAAGTTGCCGAAATGTGTtgggacaaaaaaaaaaaattataaacagtTCATGCGAAAGGAGGAGAACAAAAAGAAGATGCACAGTTTAGATCATAGCTCTAAATGCAAAAAGTACTTTGTCGTAGGTACAGAAAGAGGTGTAATTATAATCGtagattttttaaaatccCACAAAGTTGtacatttagaaaaaatttgcAATGATAGTAttgtttccatttttatttttcaaaatagtaTTTTAATTCTGACCCGTTCAGgtgttctattttttatgaacatgaataattttgttatatataaaaatgtagatatatttgagataggaaataaaaatggcaCCTCCTTTTTAAGTAGCAATTCTTGGGACAGTTATGTCGACGACTCCTGCAATATGCAGAAAGAAGGGAAGTTGTCAAGATCTTTTAAGTTACATaggtttttcaaaaataccTGCACGGTTAATAATATGTGTGCACACAAATTTCGGAGtatgattaaaaataaaaaagaaaagaatagtCTTTTATGTTGTGAAGAAAGAAGTAGGAATGACTATTTTAACCATGACTCGTTGGATAACATTGAGAAGAGGAGAAATAAGAGGAATTATCCAAAGagatatatacattcatGTTGCTTATCAGATATGTACACGTTAATAATAGGGACAACTTTTAACGAAATAATTATGTACAACATAATAACAAGTGAGCTAAgtttcatttataaaaagtgtTCCAAGATAAATGATTTCTCATTGGAAAATGATCATATCATTTATAATAGTGAAAATTGTTTGTACAAAATGagcatatttaattataattattcctTTAAGTTTTTAACGTTAAAGAATATTAACGTGAcagcttttttattttactcagATGATATGCTAATTTGTGGCACCTTAAAAGGCAGTCTATATTTCTTTAGTATTTCTCATGGAAaagcaaaaattattaatcgAGTGCAGAAGAGGGAATTTGCTCACGAAGGGAAAGGGCCTGTCCGCATGGGTAATACGGCTAGTAAAGACGAGAGTAACAATGCAAGTAGCACTGCTCGTAATGCTATGCGCAATAGTACACACAATAGTGCTCCTAATAGCGCATGTAACAGGGCAAGTTGTGGTGAAGTCCTTTTTTCcatacacaaaaaaatttttcatggCTGTTCAGGCAAAACGAATAGCGAGGTTAAAACAGAAGAATGGAGGGACAAAATAATAGGGCTGAAATTAAATAAGtcgaaaaaaattttattgtgCTCTTTTCCAAATAATGTTTTCTTATTCAGGTTAAGGGTAACAGGTAATGAGAAGGTCCTTTTGGAATGCATGCGGCGTATTGATATGAGTAATATTGTACAAGTATTTCTACTGCAAAATTTCGACAATCTGTTTTATATCACAACGAAAGGGAGTACCAGTGGAAGTAGAAGTGATAGCACCGGTGGAAGTAGAAATGGTAGCACAGGAGGAAGTAGAAATGGTAGCACCATTGGCAGCACGAGGGGGAGCAACCATGGAGGGACCACTGCCGGTAATAAGAGCAGTACTCGTAGAAGTAACTATGGTTTTCATCTGTGCTCTTTCAACATGTCAAAAgctaaaaacaaaaaaatgaattatttatattataatatccTATTTGAAAACACAtggttttataatttcttctACTACAAGGATGAGAATTTTATTCTGTCTCAGAGTAATGTAGACAAAGGAACAGGTGAATGTATAACTGTTATGAACTCGTCTACATTCGTAGTGTATACCTATTCCATTAGGAGGTCCGCAAACTGCAGTAACTTAAACAATTGGAGTGAAAGTGAAAACTATAGGAAGAAGTCCTATGAGAcgatatatgaaaataagaaaaaagaccTCTTACATGTCAAAGCAGAACAAAAGATTACAAGTAAATATTcttattcaaataaaataacaaatggGATTAACTGCCATACGGGTTGTAACATTTTGAATTATGGTTATAAAAATGTCCATACAGATATGCacctttttttgaaaaatagaaaacCACTGTGCGgtgttcataaaattattttcaacaAAGCAGTAGAGGGTGAACCTATTATAGGGAGGGATAGTCAAGAGAACGGGGAAGTGAAAGAAGAAGTGGAAGGGGAAGAACAAAGGAAGAATAAAAGCAAACTTAATGAGAGAGAAAACATTAAAGGGACAggaaaatttgaaaaaagggTAACCAAGCAAGTAAACATTCTTACATATGAGGAGatgaaaggaaaaataaaaaaatgtggaAGCATTAATAGAACACCATCTTACCATTTGAAAAGGAAAGAGCAAACAAGAACGCGTATTCATTGTaggaataatatttatgataaGCAAAGGAACATATACAGTAAAAGTTTTagctcaaaaaaaaaaaataaaattttattaaaaaataatgttttacaattaaataaagatGGTGAAAAATTTCGAGGAAAACAAGTTAACCGCAATGAagggaaaataaaacattatacgaaatataaattattaaggaatattttaaggaaaaggaaagaaattGAACTGGGTAATTATAAAGGATTAATTAGTGAGAATAATTGTACTGGAAGAGCACAAGCGGGAATTAAAAGGTCCTGTTATGATATCCAAACAGCGGATGGTTTAGAGCGAATTTTGGGCAAAAGGGGTAGCACAGGCAGaagtaatagtagtaatagtagtaatagtagcAGTAATAGTAGCAGCAATAGTAGCAGCAATAGTAGCAGCAATAGTAGCAGCAGTAGCAATAGCAGTAGCAATAGCAGTAGTggcagtagcagtagtagtcGTAGCCGTAATAAATCCCAGTGTGCCGCTTCTGGTGCAAGAAACCCCTTAGAAAAAAATGGGCGAGAAAATATGGGAACAAATTATTTAGGGCATTATTTAGGAATAAGTGTTTTAAAGGACGAAGAAACCAAAGAGGAAGGCCTCAATTCTACAGAGGATGGAAGCGGTGCACCCGCTGCATTCGATACGAACGTTGCTTCTTTGATGGAGAGATACAAGGATGGACATTCCGTTTCAAATGGACATTTCGATAATTGTAATAAAGATAGTAATATCTGTAATGTAGACTGTAAAGAGAATATTTTCATGTCTACTGGATGGCATACACAgttacagaaaaaaaataatgggCATAGTAATAAACATATCGTAAGAGgaatatacattaaaaaagatattatgGACAATGTAAATATAAGGAACAGGGAGAACTGCGACAGTAACACATATGGTAATGATGATGAAAGGAAGTTTTGTGCTAataattatgcatatttacGTTGTAATAACATGattaagaatataaaaagcaATGTACTTTGCAAAAAGAgcatgtatattattaacaatcGTAATGATGTAGATACTATGCTTAACACTCGTAACAGCAATCATGTTAAACATAAACACTTCCCCGGAATTAGCGAGGAATAA